The following proteins are co-located in the Candidatus Methanogranum gryphiswaldense genome:
- a CDS encoding transcriptional regulator, producing MSREELINTTRAILAKAGFDVSSALALRSICFDIVGKKDKTLLIIKVLTNVDAFSRDNADEMKILADALGANPLLIGENSSSGPLEGGIVYSRFKIPIISNETLAEHLLEEVPPFIFAAPGGLYVKISSGLLKDLRESNNISLGTLAETAGVSRRTIQMYEAGMGAMIDAALRLEEFLNVPIIEPLDPFEYKRETKTEEYIIKTQINSQPLNHMAEIGFTITPVLKSPFEAITKNSDITMLTGIGSEEEKLIQRALVAAEISRITGRHSLMIVEKKSSADNIDTTAIVSKEELRKIDDQDELTDMVKSRSTKK from the coding sequence ATGAGCAGAGAGGAACTCATCAATACCACCCGAGCCATTCTTGCCAAGGCAGGTTTCGATGTATCTTCAGCACTTGCTCTACGTAGCATATGTTTCGACATAGTAGGAAAAAAGGATAAAACATTGCTAATTATCAAAGTCCTTACAAATGTAGATGCATTTTCTAGAGACAACGCAGACGAAATGAAGATCCTTGCAGATGCATTAGGGGCCAATCCACTCCTCATAGGCGAAAATTCCAGTTCAGGACCACTTGAAGGAGGAATTGTTTATTCAAGATTCAAAATCCCCATAATATCCAACGAAACCTTGGCTGAACACCTTCTTGAAGAAGTTCCGCCGTTCATTTTTGCAGCCCCCGGCGGGCTATATGTAAAAATATCCAGTGGCCTTCTCAAAGATCTCAGAGAATCAAATAACATTAGCCTAGGTACGCTTGCAGAGACCGCGGGCGTATCAAGACGCACAATACAGATGTATGAGGCAGGAATGGGAGCTATGATTGATGCTGCTCTAAGACTTGAAGAATTTTTGAATGTTCCAATAATCGAACCGTTGGATCCGTTCGAGTATAAACGTGAAACAAAAACAGAAGAATACATCATTAAGACACAGATCAACTCCCAACCTCTGAACCATATGGCAGAGATTGGATTCACTATAACGCCTGTACTAAAAAGTCCGTTCGAAGCGATTACAAAAAATTCAGATATAACTATGCTCACTGGTATTGGATCAGAAGAAGAAAAATTGATCCAAAGAGCCTTAGTAGCTGCTGAGATCTCCAGAATAACAGGCAGACATTCACTTATGATAGTCGAAAAGAAATCGTCTGCCGACAATATCGATACCACGGCCATAGTTTCTAAGGAAGAACTCAGAAAGATCGACGACCAAGACGAACTGACCGATATGGTGAAATCCAGGAGTACGAAAAAATGA
- a CDS encoding Hsp20/alpha crystallin family protein, translating into MKNDDIWNDIFGEDFKLLNQRIESIFSEMNNFHDLDFKTYGYTMYQGPDGVPHFHEFGNAKEEYSLEANTIEPFSDITVENDIVRVTLEIPGVQKQDIVLECTEDSLSVQAQTARRTFTKVLALPCEIRSETARATYNNGILEVIFEIAGTKDMKKKIDIE; encoded by the coding sequence ATGAAAAATGACGACATTTGGAACGACATCTTCGGAGAAGATTTCAAACTCCTCAACCAAAGGATTGAAAGCATATTCTCTGAGATGAATAACTTCCACGATCTTGATTTCAAGACCTATGGTTACACGATGTATCAGGGACCTGATGGAGTACCACATTTCCACGAATTTGGTAACGCGAAAGAAGAGTACAGTCTTGAGGCCAATACCATTGAACCTTTCAGTGATATTACCGTCGAGAACGATATCGTTAGGGTCACTCTCGAAATACCTGGTGTTCAAAAACAAGACATTGTGCTTGAATGCACAGAGGATTCACTTTCTGTCCAAGCACAAACTGCAAGAAGAACATTCACCAAGGTTCTCGCACTGCCATGTGAAATCCGGTCCGAGACCGCACGTGCCACATACAACAACGGGATCCTGGAAGTGATCTTTGAGATTGCTGGTACAAAGGACATGAAAAAGAAGATCGATATCGAATGA
- a CDS encoding CDC48 family AAA ATPase, translating into MTNNKAIKVAELKPGETGKGICRLDPELMDILDIKVGDIIQIDGNKKTVAKVLRGGPEDANRGVIRIDGSTRRNAGTSIDERVNVKKIVAKNAEKITFSPIEELRLQGGEEYLAQVMEGRVFTKGDVLTLNVMGNKIELIVTSFAPSAEAVIMNTNTEVKVSEKPVKASNMEVPKVSYDDLGGLGNEVGKIREMIELPLKHPELFKRLGVEAPKGVLLHGPPGTGKTMLAKAVAGETSSNFISIGGPEIMSKFYGESEGKLREIFKEAEENAPSIIFIDEIDSIAPKRDEVTGEEERRIVAQLLSLMDGLNSRGKVVVIGATNRPNSLDEALRRPGRFDREIEIGIPDRNGRLEILQIHTKGMPLTSDVDLGRLADRTHGYVGADLSALCKEAAMAALRRVLPSVNLETEEIPIDVLNQISVTKDDFMSAIKDLQPSAMREVLIEKPNVKWDDIGALESAKQELREAVEWPLKYAKVFEHMDAKPPKGILLYGPPGTGKTMLAKAVATESEANFISVKGPEFLNKWVGESEKAVRETFRKARQASPCVIFMDEIDSIAPTRSGDDNNNVTERVISQMLTEMDGLEAMNNVVVIAATNRPDIIDPALLRPGRFDKSIYIGPPDKESRQTIFKIHTAGKPLAKDVDLSKLADATEGCTGADIAAICNEAVMTAVRRLVKDGRIPTQDEINATKVDMIDLENAVQKFGPKIAKELREYGNKNKN; encoded by the coding sequence ATGACAAACAACAAAGCGATTAAAGTCGCAGAACTAAAACCCGGAGAAACCGGAAAGGGAATCTGCCGTCTAGACCCCGAACTAATGGATATACTGGATATAAAGGTCGGAGATATAATCCAGATAGACGGCAACAAAAAAACAGTAGCAAAGGTACTCAGGGGAGGACCAGAAGATGCGAATCGTGGGGTCATAAGGATAGACGGTTCGACAAGACGCAATGCAGGTACATCCATTGATGAAAGAGTGAACGTAAAGAAAATAGTAGCAAAAAATGCTGAAAAGATAACCTTCTCACCGATTGAAGAACTCAGACTCCAGGGTGGGGAAGAATATCTAGCACAGGTCATGGAAGGCCGTGTTTTCACGAAAGGTGACGTTTTGACACTTAACGTCATGGGCAACAAGATCGAATTGATAGTGACCTCTTTCGCCCCCTCGGCAGAGGCCGTCATCATGAATACCAACACTGAAGTGAAAGTATCAGAGAAACCTGTGAAGGCTTCCAATATGGAGGTCCCCAAGGTATCCTATGATGATCTAGGCGGACTTGGTAATGAGGTCGGTAAAATCAGAGAAATGATAGAACTGCCTCTTAAGCACCCAGAGCTCTTCAAGAGGCTTGGCGTTGAAGCTCCTAAAGGAGTCTTATTGCATGGGCCACCTGGAACAGGAAAGACGATGCTGGCAAAAGCTGTTGCCGGAGAGACCAGCAGTAATTTCATTTCCATCGGTGGACCCGAGATCATGAGTAAATTCTACGGAGAATCCGAAGGTAAACTCAGAGAGATATTCAAGGAAGCAGAAGAAAACGCACCGAGTATAATCTTCATCGATGAGATAGATTCGATCGCACCGAAACGTGACGAGGTCACCGGTGAAGAAGAAAGACGCATCGTTGCTCAACTACTATCATTGATGGACGGATTGAACTCGAGAGGAAAGGTTGTCGTAATAGGGGCAACAAACAGACCTAACTCTCTAGACGAAGCATTGAGAAGACCTGGAAGATTCGATCGTGAGATCGAGATCGGAATACCTGACAGGAACGGACGCCTTGAGATCCTTCAGATACACACAAAAGGAATGCCACTGACAAGCGATGTGGATTTGGGAAGGTTAGCCGACAGAACGCACGGATATGTGGGTGCGGATCTGTCCGCCCTGTGCAAAGAAGCTGCGATGGCGGCACTAAGGCGCGTACTTCCTAGCGTCAATCTAGAGACCGAGGAGATCCCAATAGATGTCCTTAATCAGATAAGCGTCACGAAGGACGATTTCATGTCCGCGATAAAGGACCTCCAACCTTCAGCCATGAGAGAGGTCTTGATAGAGAAACCCAACGTCAAGTGGGATGATATCGGTGCGCTGGAATCCGCCAAACAAGAACTCAGGGAAGCTGTTGAGTGGCCACTGAAATACGCGAAGGTCTTCGAACATATGGACGCCAAACCTCCAAAGGGCATATTGCTTTACGGACCCCCCGGAACAGGAAAGACGATGTTGGCAAAGGCGGTTGCTACAGAATCGGAAGCTAACTTCATATCCGTCAAAGGTCCAGAATTCCTCAACAAATGGGTTGGAGAATCGGAAAAAGCAGTCAGAGAAACCTTCAGGAAAGCAAGACAGGCTTCACCATGCGTGATCTTCATGGACGAAATAGATTCGATCGCACCTACAAGAAGTGGGGACGATAATAACAATGTCACAGAAAGAGTGATATCACAAATGCTTACAGAAATGGACGGGCTTGAAGCAATGAACAATGTGGTCGTCATTGCAGCGACAAACAGACCTGATATCATAGACCCAGCATTGCTAAGGCCTGGAAGATTTGACAAGAGCATATACATCGGTCCACCGGACAAAGAATCAAGACAGACCATATTCAAGATACATACTGCCGGAAAACCTCTGGCTAAAGATGTAGATCTGTCAAAACTCGCAGATGCCACCGAAGGCTGTACCGGAGCTGACATCGCTGCGATCTGCAACGAGGCAGTCATGACAGCGGTCAGACGCCTGGTAAAAGATGGCAGGATCCCCACTCAGGATGAGATCAATGCTACAAAGGTAGATATGATCGATCTAGAAAACGCTGTACAGAAATTCGGGCCTAAGATAGCAAAAGAACTGAGAGAATACGGTAACAAGAACAAAAATTAA
- a CDS encoding helix-turn-helix domain-containing protein, translating into MNNLDQVLSIVENPTRRRILQAIVREPHYPLQLSKELGISQQAVVKNLEIMERNGLVVSYKESSNIGPDRIFYRPSREFTIVIDMRDGMFETRMVELNQTDIGLKIEKAIENTKEFQETREKISEIDKQLEEINRLRSEMIGKRNNLIKTFLEGIDDRVIDYDHRNLLYELLNNPDMDTSSISEEMGVNATFVDKMMNDLLKILDETR; encoded by the coding sequence ATGAATAACCTCGATCAAGTCTTGTCAATAGTGGAGAACCCCACAAGAAGGCGCATACTACAAGCCATAGTGCGTGAACCCCACTACCCTTTACAACTTTCAAAGGAATTGGGAATAAGCCAACAAGCCGTAGTTAAAAATCTCGAAATAATGGAACGTAACGGATTGGTGGTAAGCTACAAGGAAAGTAGCAACATCGGACCCGACCGGATATTCTACCGCCCCAGCAGAGAATTTACGATCGTGATCGACATGCGTGACGGGATGTTTGAAACACGGATGGTGGAACTTAATCAAACCGATATAGGATTGAAAATAGAAAAAGCAATAGAAAATACAAAAGAATTCCAAGAAACAAGGGAGAAAATATCTGAGATAGACAAACAACTGGAAGAGATCAATAGACTGAGATCGGAAATGATCGGAAAGCGTAACAACCTCATCAAAACCTTCCTTGAAGGCATAGACGACCGTGTTATAGACTATGATCACAGAAATCTGCTTTATGAATTACTGAACAACCCAGACATGGATACGTCGTCAATATCTGAAGAGATGGGCGTAAATGCGACATTCGTTGACAAGATGATGAACGACCTATTGAAAATATTAGATGAAACAAGGTGA
- a CDS encoding TrpB-like pyridoxal phosphate-dependent enzyme: MAIPKDARINLSPEDIPKRWYNMAADLQGLKPPMNPGTGEPAKPEDFEPIFCKEIIRQEGSTERHIAIPEEVRDNLIYLNRPAPLQRAYRLEKHLKTPAKIYFKREDMSPLGSHKGNTAIAQAYYNAEAGIHTLTTETGAGQWGTALAMVSNLFDIKTTVFMVKGSYIAKPLRKTIINTYGAKIYASPSTQTEFGRKILKEHPETSGSLGIAISEACEVAAKDEHTCYSLGSVLNHVMLHQTVIGQETIEQMKIGEIDPDYVIACAGGGSNFAGMTFPMLGEKIKGKDFKDTEFIAVEPKAAPSLTEGVFKYDFGDTAGFTPLLMMYTLGSDFIPSSIHAGGLRYHGMSPLVSAAYDQKMIKAVSYDQVDTFEAGVMMARTEGIIPAPESCHALKAAIDVALDCKKKNEEKTIVFCLSGHGLLDLYGYEQYLEGTLASSQR, from the coding sequence ATGGCAATACCAAAAGATGCAAGAATAAATCTGTCGCCAGAGGACATCCCCAAGCGCTGGTATAATATGGCGGCAGATCTGCAAGGACTAAAACCTCCAATGAATCCAGGTACGGGAGAACCTGCGAAGCCTGAAGATTTCGAGCCGATATTCTGTAAAGAGATAATAAGGCAGGAAGGCTCGACCGAGAGGCACATCGCAATCCCAGAAGAGGTCAGGGACAATCTTATCTATCTTAATAGGCCGGCGCCACTTCAAAGGGCATACAGGCTTGAAAAGCATCTTAAGACCCCAGCAAAGATCTATTTTAAAAGAGAGGATATGAGCCCTCTAGGCAGCCATAAAGGTAACACGGCTATCGCACAAGCGTACTATAATGCAGAGGCCGGCATTCACACCTTGACAACAGAGACAGGCGCGGGGCAGTGGGGTACCGCTCTCGCAATGGTTTCCAATTTATTTGACATTAAGACCACTGTGTTCATGGTAAAGGGCAGTTACATCGCCAAGCCGCTAAGGAAAACTATAATCAATACGTATGGTGCCAAGATCTATGCTTCACCGAGTACACAAACAGAATTTGGAAGAAAAATTCTGAAGGAGCATCCAGAAACATCAGGGTCCCTCGGAATAGCAATTTCTGAAGCATGTGAGGTCGCAGCCAAAGATGAACATACTTGCTATTCATTGGGCAGTGTTCTCAATCACGTGATGCTCCATCAGACTGTCATAGGTCAAGAAACAATAGAACAGATGAAGATCGGAGAGATCGATCCAGATTATGTGATAGCTTGTGCGGGCGGAGGTTCTAATTTCGCAGGTATGACCTTCCCGATGCTCGGTGAGAAGATCAAAGGAAAAGATTTCAAAGACACGGAGTTCATAGCAGTAGAACCTAAAGCCGCGCCATCACTCACAGAGGGGGTGTTCAAATATGACTTCGGTGACACAGCAGGATTCACACCATTGTTGATGATGTACACTCTTGGAAGTGATTTCATTCCGTCATCCATCCACGCAGGTGGGCTGAGGTATCATGGGATGTCTCCGTTGGTATCAGCAGCATACGATCAAAAAATGATAAAGGCCGTGTCATATGATCAGGTCGATACATTTGAGGCAGGAGTGATGATGGCCAGGACGGAAGGGATAATACCTGCTCCAGAATCGTGTCATGCACTCAAAGCGGCCATCGATGTGGCTTTGGATTGCAAAAAGAAGAATGAGGAAAAGACAATTGTCTTTTGTTTATCAGGGCATGGTCTCTTGGATCTGTATGGCTACGAACAGTATTTGGAAGGTACACTGGCTTCTTCACAGCGCTAA
- a CDS encoding winged helix-turn-helix domain-containing protein, which produces MSTEDKGRSFGIFYTKNEMKCVNNEIGMSIMDIIDKSDLTLAEISRKLKLPMSTVLFNTNKLEEKKLIGTYEDENDRRKIYYTNISIKMIASMEPHPEFQEVMEKMLVNTPTNNPLFYKYLVGFVNSGAMTMGLNLGPLMEKAGLLIGNAMKDKFKNQTIDQVIEYLKDYFIISNGPKISLQSNSPIKIKMQFDFNLPSDPSIVFRSSIGLVCSAIEHCTGVSHVITESKMMDDHYSLLFKIEPDNRNKRTRIDPYTDYEFIKIKKNRGEDNFCIIMDGDGYPRMIDNLSQIEIIDRLEAEPDTLKGLNEKLGGSQSTIFSNLTKLENLKIVHTDRNSPGSNTYTNCGLKVMSKKNDLPINLEHVKNMLEKAAEFPELYYRYVFQYLIMVLDAASIDTCNIQNCMGRSYAHIMLKRSNDTNADKMIMKLCEEENGMYSTLTLESYIPLTLTLECTLFTNIGCYALLQFYIGEISEMIFQKTGTKYVPASIINIKKEKGMQSYRFVMEPERK; this is translated from the coding sequence ATGTCAACCGAGGACAAAGGCAGATCATTTGGAATCTTTTACACAAAAAACGAAATGAAATGTGTTAATAACGAAATAGGCATGAGTATAATGGATATTATTGATAAAAGTGACCTTACTCTGGCTGAGATCTCAAGAAAACTAAAATTACCAATGTCAACGGTACTGTTTAACACAAATAAACTTGAAGAAAAAAAACTAATTGGAACATATGAAGATGAAAATGACCGGAGAAAGATCTATTACACCAACATCTCCATCAAAATGATCGCTTCGATGGAACCACATCCTGAATTCCAAGAAGTCATGGAAAAAATGCTCGTAAATACACCAACCAACAACCCCTTATTTTACAAATATCTCGTAGGTTTTGTCAATTCAGGTGCTATGACAATGGGTCTAAATCTGGGCCCTCTTATGGAGAAAGCTGGGTTACTAATTGGAAATGCTATGAAAGATAAATTCAAAAATCAAACGATCGACCAAGTTATCGAGTATCTTAAAGATTATTTCATTATATCAAACGGACCCAAAATATCCCTACAATCTAATTCCCCTATAAAGATAAAGATGCAATTCGATTTTAATCTACCAAGCGACCCCAGTATCGTATTCAGATCATCAATCGGACTGGTATGCTCTGCCATTGAACATTGCACTGGTGTATCACACGTAATAACAGAATCAAAAATGATGGATGACCACTATTCTTTACTTTTTAAAATCGAACCCGATAATAGAAACAAACGGACCCGTATAGATCCATATACGGACTATGAATTCATCAAAATCAAAAAGAATCGTGGTGAAGACAATTTTTGCATAATTATGGATGGAGACGGATATCCAAGAATGATAGATAATCTGTCACAGATCGAGATAATAGATAGATTGGAGGCTGAGCCAGATACTCTAAAAGGACTTAATGAGAAACTTGGAGGGTCCCAATCAACAATTTTTTCCAATCTAACCAAATTGGAAAACTTAAAAATTGTTCATACCGACAGAAATTCTCCAGGCTCCAATACCTATACCAATTGCGGCTTAAAGGTCATGTCCAAAAAAAACGATTTGCCTATCAATCTTGAACATGTAAAAAATATGCTCGAAAAGGCCGCAGAGTTTCCCGAATTGTATTACAGATACGTTTTCCAATATCTTATTATGGTACTGGATGCCGCATCGATCGATACGTGTAACATTCAAAATTGCATGGGAAGGTCCTATGCACACATAATGCTAAAACGGTCCAACGATACAAATGCCGATAAAATGATCATGAAACTCTGCGAGGAAGAAAACGGAATGTACAGCACATTAACTTTGGAATCCTACATCCCACTCACGCTGACACTTGAATGCACACTTTTTACCAATATTGGTTGCTATGCACTCCTTCAATTCTACATTGGAGAGATCTCAGAGATGATATTCCAAAAAACTGGAACTAAATATGTGCCTGCCAGCATCATAAATATAAAAAAAGAAAAGGGAATGCAATCTTACAGGTTCGTAATGGAACCTGAAAGAAAGTAA
- the endA gene encoding tRNA-intron lyase has protein sequence MSGELIDDMVVVEDQKEGCQLFNKGNFGYPRRGGGSELDLVEATFLTECKRLDVIYQGRTLNFEEMFDYASSLSDGFDIRYLVYRDIRQRGFVVKMETGAFDFSVFPRGTTMSNARPIYLVRATSERTALDITKFASEITQSENKGKQLLYGVVDEEGDITYYIMSTKDPTGKVFEELSIAVEGTLIRDRVFVFNPEHAEALRKGGFYGKLLEGMLQLSLIESCYLSSEGLLKISSVSGDRISQEELMEFGRNAQDEFDLRMRAFSSLRKRGLVVKTGFKYGTHFRVYEQSPDDCHARYLVHAVPASKVTMWPEISRTVRLSGGVKKEILFCRVSDKIEYLEFKWFRP, from the coding sequence ATGTCCGGGGAATTGATAGATGATATGGTGGTCGTGGAAGATCAAAAAGAGGGGTGTCAACTTTTCAATAAAGGCAATTTTGGTTATCCAAGGCGCGGAGGAGGTTCAGAATTGGACCTTGTAGAGGCGACATTTTTGACTGAATGCAAAAGACTCGATGTAATCTATCAAGGAAGGACACTCAATTTCGAAGAGATGTTTGATTATGCATCATCATTGAGTGATGGTTTTGATATTAGATATCTTGTGTACAGGGACATAAGGCAACGTGGTTTTGTTGTGAAGATGGAAACTGGGGCATTTGATTTTTCAGTTTTTCCAAGAGGCACCACAATGAGCAATGCACGTCCGATATACCTTGTGCGTGCAACATCTGAACGTACAGCACTGGATATAACGAAATTCGCATCTGAGATAACACAATCTGAGAATAAAGGTAAGCAACTTTTGTATGGCGTTGTTGATGAAGAGGGCGACATAACTTATTACATTATGTCGACAAAGGACCCTACGGGTAAGGTTTTTGAGGAATTGTCGATCGCGGTCGAAGGAACGCTCATACGCGACCGGGTATTCGTTTTCAACCCAGAACATGCTGAAGCCCTTCGAAAAGGAGGATTTTATGGTAAACTGTTGGAAGGAATGCTTCAATTATCTTTGATAGAAAGTTGTTATCTTTCATCCGAGGGATTGTTGAAGATATCTTCTGTTAGTGGTGATCGTATCTCACAAGAAGAGTTGATGGAATTTGGAAGGAATGCACAGGATGAATTCGATCTGCGCATGAGGGCATTTTCTTCGCTTCGTAAAAGGGGACTTGTTGTAAAGACCGGATTCAAATATGGTACGCATTTTAGAGTTTATGAGCAGTCTCCGGATGATTGTCATGCAAGATATCTAGTGCATGCCGTGCCGGCATCAAAGGTGACGATGTGGCCAGAGATTTCAAGGACCGTTAGATTATCGGGCGGGGTAAAGAAGGAGATATTGTTCTGTCGTGTGAGTGACAAGATCGAGTATCTGGAATTCAAGTGGTTCAGACCGTAA
- a CDS encoding transcription initiation factor IIB has translation MVKAKEGTEEIEVCPECGSHHLIRDYERGELLCEDCGLVIDDQFIDQGPEWRAFDVEQGEKRARTGAPMTYTIHDKGLSTEISWKNKDSYGKSIPTRNRAQLYRLRKWQRRIRVSNATERNLAFALSELDRMASAMGLPRNVRETAAMIYRKAVNKNLIRGRSIEGVVAASLYAACRQCGVPRTLDEVAGSSRVGRKEIGRTYRFMTRELKLKLMPTKPQDYVQRFCSELKLSGEVQSKAAEILKDASEKELTSGRGPTGVAAAAIYISSILCNERRTQREVADVAGVTEVTIRNRYKELTEKLGIEIQL, from the coding sequence ATGGTAAAGGCAAAAGAAGGAACAGAGGAGATTGAAGTCTGTCCTGAGTGCGGGAGCCACCACCTCATACGTGACTACGAGAGAGGAGAACTCCTGTGCGAGGACTGTGGACTTGTGATTGATGATCAATTCATTGACCAGGGTCCGGAATGGAGGGCCTTTGACGTTGAGCAGGGCGAAAAAAGGGCACGTACCGGTGCCCCAATGACCTACACCATCCACGACAAAGGATTGTCTACTGAGATTTCTTGGAAAAACAAGGACAGCTACGGAAAAAGCATACCCACAAGAAACAGAGCTCAGCTATACAGACTTAGAAAATGGCAAAGAAGGATCCGTGTTTCGAATGCAACTGAAAGAAACCTTGCATTTGCCTTATCTGAATTGGACAGAATGGCCTCAGCCATGGGGCTGCCAAGGAATGTAAGGGAAACGGCAGCTATGATCTATAGAAAGGCCGTCAACAAGAACCTCATCAGAGGAAGATCTATCGAAGGTGTGGTTGCTGCCTCGCTTTATGCTGCTTGCAGACAATGCGGTGTACCAAGAACACTTGACGAAGTTGCAGGGTCAAGTCGCGTAGGTAGGAAAGAGATCGGTCGTACATACCGTTTCATGACTCGCGAACTAAAACTGAAACTTATGCCAACAAAACCTCAGGATTATGTCCAGAGATTCTGCTCTGAGCTGAAACTCAGCGGAGAAGTACAAAGCAAAGCCGCAGAGATCTTAAAAGATGCCTCTGAAAAAGAGCTCACATCTGGTCGTGGACCGACCGGTGTTGCAGCAGCAGCGATCTACATCTCATCCATACTCTGCAATGAACGCAGAACTCAAAGAGAGGTCGCAGATGTTGCAGGCGTAACAGAAGTTACCATAAGGAACAGATACAAAGAACTCACCGAAAAACTCGGAATTGAGATACAGCTTTGA
- a CDS encoding Gar1/Naf1 family protein codes for MELLGIVEEVTADGKAIIRSQTLPEIGNPVFDQKEKKVGIVKRIFGPVDEPYVTVAVDDKTITSGLKNKSLYFTKGTQHGKGKRRNRGD; via the coding sequence ATGGAATTGTTAGGAATTGTTGAAGAGGTGACCGCTGACGGCAAAGCGATAATCAGAAGCCAGACACTTCCAGAAATAGGCAACCCAGTATTCGACCAAAAAGAAAAAAAGGTGGGAATTGTAAAACGCATTTTCGGTCCCGTTGACGAGCCTTATGTAACAGTTGCCGTCGACGACAAAACTATCACTTCGGGACTGAAGAACAAATCACTATACTTCACGAAGGGAACTCAACATGGTAAAGGCAAAAGAAGGAACAGAGGAGATTGA
- the purE gene encoding 5-(carboxyamino)imidazole ribonucleotide mutase — protein sequence MPKVSIIMGSKSDFPVAEKALAVLKMFDVSYEIAVASAHRTPKRVEELVTCSDASVFITIAGLSAALPGVVASHTVKPVIGVPVSGTLNLDSILSIVQMPPGIPVAAVGLDRGDNAAILAIEILSISDADLKKALLSYRKEQADKVLADSDKVISDVRC from the coding sequence ATGCCAAAGGTTTCAATCATAATGGGTAGCAAGAGTGATTTCCCGGTCGCGGAAAAAGCACTTGCTGTTTTGAAGATGTTCGATGTGAGTTACGAGATAGCTGTTGCCTCTGCACACAGAACACCCAAGAGGGTGGAAGAACTGGTCACGTGCAGTGACGCTAGTGTCTTCATCACGATTGCAGGACTATCAGCGGCGCTTCCGGGTGTAGTTGCATCTCATACAGTTAAGCCAGTCATTGGTGTTCCAGTAAGTGGAACGTTGAATCTCGATTCGATATTGTCCATTGTACAAATGCCGCCAGGTATCCCCGTTGCTGCCGTTGGGTTGGATCGTGGCGATAATGCCGCAATTCTCGCTATCGAGATCTTAAGCATATCGGACGCCGATCTCAAAAAAGCTCTGTTGAGTTACAGAAAAGAACAAGCAGATAAGGTTTTGGCAGATTCTGACAAGGTGATTTCAGATGTTCGGTGTTGA